The Georgenia sp. TF02-10 genome window below encodes:
- a CDS encoding Gfo/Idh/MocA family protein — protein sequence MTVDTPAPAPALPAPPDPAAAPPVRWGILGPGGIARKFAREVPARTASRVVAVGSRSADRAAAFAAEHGIEHSHGSYADLVADDDVDAVYVASPHSAHRDHALLALEAGKPVLVEKAFTRNAAEAREVFAAARARGLFAMEAMWSRFLPHQVALRAVVASGELGEVLAVAADHGQRLDQVERLRAPQLAGGALLDLGVYPISFTHSLLGPPAGVHAAGALTDLGVDAHEAVTLTYADAHPRTVAVCTANMWARTPTTATVAGTEARIDVHSRFYAPSTFTVTATDGRAWRWTPSADAEPAGFEHEAAEVARCLAEGRTESAVMPWQATLEVMETMDEVRRQLGVVYPGE from the coding sequence GTGACCGTGGACACCCCCGCCCCCGCCCCTGCCCTGCCCGCTCCGCCCGACCCGGCCGCCGCCCCGCCGGTGCGCTGGGGCATCCTCGGCCCGGGCGGCATCGCCCGGAAGTTCGCCCGCGAGGTGCCCGCCCGCACGGCCAGCCGCGTGGTCGCCGTCGGTTCCCGCAGCGCCGACCGGGCGGCGGCCTTCGCCGCCGAGCACGGGATCGAGCACAGCCACGGCAGCTATGCGGACCTGGTGGCCGACGACGACGTCGACGCGGTCTACGTGGCGAGCCCGCACTCCGCCCACCGCGACCACGCCCTCCTCGCGCTGGAGGCCGGCAAGCCCGTGCTGGTGGAGAAGGCGTTCACCCGCAACGCCGCCGAGGCGCGGGAGGTCTTCGCCGCCGCCCGGGCCCGCGGCCTGTTCGCCATGGAGGCGATGTGGAGCCGCTTCCTGCCCCACCAGGTGGCGCTGCGCGCGGTGGTCGCCTCGGGCGAGCTCGGCGAGGTGCTCGCCGTCGCCGCCGACCACGGCCAGCGGCTGGACCAGGTCGAGCGGCTGCGCGCCCCCCAGCTGGCCGGCGGCGCCCTGCTCGACCTGGGGGTCTACCCGATCTCCTTCACCCACAGCCTGCTCGGCCCACCGGCCGGCGTGCACGCCGCCGGGGCGCTGACCGACCTGGGCGTGGACGCGCACGAGGCCGTCACCCTGACCTACGCCGACGCCCACCCCCGCACCGTGGCGGTGTGCACCGCGAACATGTGGGCCCGCACGCCCACCACGGCGACGGTGGCCGGGACCGAGGCCCGGATCGACGTCCACAGCCGCTTCTACGCGCCCAGCACCTTCACCGTCACGGCCACCGACGGGCGCGCCTGGCGGTGGACCCCGTCGGCCGACGCCGAGCCGGCCGGGTTCGAGCACGAGGCCGCCGAGGTGGCCCGGTGCCTGGCCGAGGGTCGCACCGAGTCGGCAGTGATGCCGTGGCAGGCGACCCTGGAGGTCATGGAGACCATGGACGAGGTGCGGCGCCAGCTCGGCGTGGTCTACCCGGGGGAGTAG
- a CDS encoding peptide MFS transporter — protein sequence MDSDTTQTTTPPPGPAPAGRQRTFFGHPLGLANLAGVEMWERFSFYGMQGILVYYLYYSATEGGLGLSEAEATSIVGAYGGLVYLSSVLGAWVADRLLGAERTLTSAAVLIMLGHISLAVIPSFLGVGVGLVCVALGAGTLKATTSAVLGDMYASGDDRRDAGFSIYYMAVNLGALFGPLLTGLLWDMRGFHWGFGLAALGMAAGLVQYLLLRRSTVGSAGREVPNPLPAAQRVRYAGLVLAVLAVVAVLSVVGVITAARLSGIVVVLTLLAAVGLFALMLTSRKISDVERSRVVSFIPMFVASAAFWSLFQQQFTVVAVYSDQRLDRTLFGWEMPPSWVTSINPIFIIVFAGVFAAMWQRLGPRQPSTPWKFAIGTTVMGAAFLLFIPYAGGGPNSTPLLWLVLILFLFTIAELCLSPVGQSLSTKLAPQAFHTQMIALYFLSVAVGSAASGWLARFYDPSHEVPYFLVLGGASVLVGLVIALTNGWISKKMAGVR from the coding sequence GTGGACAGCGACACGACGCAGACGACCACACCACCGCCCGGCCCGGCCCCAGCGGGACGGCAGCGGACCTTCTTCGGCCACCCGCTCGGCCTGGCGAACCTCGCCGGCGTGGAGATGTGGGAGCGGTTCAGCTTCTACGGGATGCAGGGCATCCTCGTCTACTACCTGTACTACTCGGCCACCGAGGGCGGGCTCGGCCTGAGCGAGGCGGAGGCCACCTCGATCGTCGGTGCGTACGGCGGGCTGGTGTACCTCTCGTCGGTCCTCGGCGCCTGGGTCGCCGACCGGCTGCTCGGCGCCGAACGCACCCTGACCAGCGCCGCCGTCCTCATCATGCTCGGGCACATCTCGCTGGCCGTGATCCCCAGCTTCCTCGGCGTCGGCGTCGGGCTGGTCTGCGTCGCCCTCGGCGCGGGCACCCTGAAGGCGACGACGAGCGCGGTGCTCGGCGACATGTACGCGTCGGGGGACGACCGCCGCGACGCCGGGTTCTCCATCTACTACATGGCCGTCAACCTCGGCGCCCTCTTCGGTCCGCTGCTCACCGGCCTGCTCTGGGACATGCGCGGCTTCCACTGGGGCTTCGGCCTCGCCGCCCTGGGCATGGCGGCCGGGCTCGTGCAGTACCTCCTGCTGCGCCGCTCCACCGTCGGCTCGGCCGGCCGGGAGGTGCCCAACCCGCTGCCGGCCGCCCAGCGCGTCCGGTACGCCGGGCTCGTCCTCGCGGTGCTGGCCGTCGTCGCGGTGCTGTCCGTGGTCGGGGTGATCACCGCGGCCCGGCTGTCCGGGATCGTCGTCGTGCTGACCCTGCTGGCCGCCGTCGGCCTCTTCGCGCTCATGCTCACCTCGCGGAAGATCTCCGACGTGGAGCGCAGCCGGGTCGTCTCGTTCATCCCGATGTTCGTCGCGAGCGCGGCGTTCTGGTCGCTGTTCCAGCAGCAGTTCACGGTGGTCGCGGTCTACTCCGACCAGCGGCTGGACCGGACGCTCTTCGGCTGGGAGATGCCGCCGAGCTGGGTGACGTCGATCAACCCGATCTTCATCATCGTCTTCGCCGGCGTCTTCGCCGCGATGTGGCAGCGGCTCGGGCCCCGGCAGCCCTCGACGCCGTGGAAGTTCGCCATCGGCACCACCGTCATGGGCGCCGCGTTCCTGCTGTTCATCCCGTACGCCGGCGGCGGGCCCAACAGCACCCCGCTGCTGTGGCTGGTGCTCATCCTCTTCCTGTTCACCATCGCCGAGCTGTGCCTGTCGCCGGTCGGGCAGTCCCTGTCGACGAAGCTCGCGCCGCAGGCGTTCCACACCCAGATGATCGCCCTGTACTTCCTCTCGGTCGCCGTCGGCTCGGCGGCCTCGGGGTGGCTGGCCCGGTTCTACGACCCGAGCCACGAGGTGCCGTACTTCCTCGTCCTCGGCGGCGCCTCGGTGCTCGTCGGGCTCGTCATCGCGCTGACGAACGGGTGGATCAGCAAGAAGATGGCGGGCGTGCGGTAG
- the topA gene encoding type I DNA topoisomerase encodes MPTSRKLVIVESPTKARTIRGYLGPDFDVEASVGHIRDLPQPSELPPEMKKGPYGKFAVDVEGNFDPYYVVDADKKKKVTELRRALKDSDELYLATDEDREGEAIAWHLLDVLKPKVPVKRMVFHEITQEAIARALAQPRDLDTRLVDAQETRRILDRLVGYEVSPLLWRKIKPGISAGRVQSVATRLVVQRERERMAFRAAAYWDVTGTFTGGPAEDRAQFAARLVSLDGKRVATGRDFGDDGALRPAAVRAGTVHLDQARATALATALEQVPARVVGMETKPYTRRPAAPFTTSTLQQEASRKLRMSSRETMRTAQGLYENGYITYMRTDSPTLSGQAVAAARRQAGELYGAEYVPDKPRVYGAKAKGAQEAHEAIRPAGDSFRTPAQVAGELTGAQFRLYELIWKRTVASQMADARGSTATVRVGAEPTVDGAAVPAELTASGTVITFRGFLAAYEEGRDADRYETGEKDTRLPVVAEGDAVVTDAVTADGHETTPPPRYTEASLVKALEERGIGRPSTYAATISVITDRGYVERRGQALVPTWLAFSVVRLLEENLPRLVDYDFTAEMESDLDRIAAGAEDRVDWLARFYRGDGAADHPGLRGLVEGLGDIDARAVNSIDIGDGITLRVGRYGPYLETAATDGQEGRRAAVPDDVAPDELTVAKAHELLERQSDDGRELGTDPATGHTIVVKNGRFGPYVTEVLPEADDDAAAAPSGKKAAKKTAAKPRTASLFKSMQMETVTLADALRLLSLPRVVGTDPEGVEITAQNGRYGPYLKRGTDSRSLENEEQIFDITVDEALAIYAQPKRGRGATTRPPLRELGTDPVTERPVVVKDGRFGPYVTDGQTNATLRKDDPVESLTAERAYELLAEKRAKGPAKKPARKTAASTRKPASGTRKAGTSRKAAAEK; translated from the coding sequence TACTACGTCGTCGATGCCGACAAGAAAAAGAAGGTCACCGAGCTCCGGCGCGCCCTGAAGGACTCCGACGAGCTCTACCTCGCCACCGACGAGGACCGCGAGGGCGAGGCTATCGCCTGGCACCTCCTCGACGTCCTCAAGCCCAAGGTCCCGGTCAAGCGGATGGTCTTCCACGAGATCACCCAGGAGGCCATCGCCCGCGCCCTGGCCCAGCCCCGCGACCTGGACACCCGGCTCGTCGATGCCCAGGAGACCCGCCGCATCCTCGACCGGCTGGTCGGCTACGAGGTCTCCCCGCTGCTCTGGCGCAAGATCAAGCCGGGCATCTCCGCCGGCCGGGTGCAGTCCGTCGCCACCCGCCTGGTGGTCCAGCGCGAGCGGGAGCGGATGGCCTTCCGGGCCGCCGCGTACTGGGACGTCACCGGCACCTTCACCGGCGGCCCGGCCGAGGACCGCGCCCAGTTCGCCGCCCGGCTGGTGTCCCTGGACGGCAAGCGGGTGGCCACCGGCCGGGACTTCGGCGACGACGGCGCGCTGCGCCCGGCCGCCGTCAGGGCCGGCACGGTGCACCTGGACCAGGCCCGCGCCACCGCGCTGGCCACCGCCCTGGAGCAGGTCCCGGCCCGGGTGGTCGGGATGGAGACCAAGCCCTACACCCGCCGCCCGGCGGCCCCGTTCACCACCTCCACCCTGCAGCAGGAGGCCTCCCGCAAGCTGCGGATGAGCTCCCGGGAGACCATGCGCACCGCGCAGGGGCTCTACGAGAACGGCTACATCACCTACATGCGCACCGACTCCCCGACGCTGTCCGGGCAGGCGGTCGCCGCCGCCCGCCGGCAGGCCGGGGAGCTCTACGGCGCCGAGTACGTCCCGGACAAGCCCCGGGTCTACGGCGCCAAGGCCAAGGGCGCCCAGGAGGCGCACGAGGCCATCCGGCCCGCCGGGGACTCCTTCCGCACCCCCGCGCAGGTGGCCGGGGAGCTCACCGGCGCCCAGTTCCGCCTCTACGAGCTCATCTGGAAGCGGACGGTCGCCTCCCAGATGGCCGACGCCCGCGGGTCCACCGCCACCGTGCGGGTGGGCGCCGAGCCCACGGTGGACGGCGCCGCCGTCCCCGCCGAGCTGACCGCCTCGGGCACCGTGATCACCTTCCGCGGCTTCCTCGCCGCCTACGAGGAGGGCCGCGACGCCGACCGGTACGAGACCGGGGAGAAGGACACCCGGCTGCCGGTGGTCGCCGAGGGCGACGCCGTCGTCACCGACGCGGTCACCGCCGACGGGCACGAGACCACCCCGCCGCCGCGGTACACCGAGGCCAGCCTGGTCAAGGCGCTGGAGGAGCGCGGGATCGGCCGCCCGTCCACCTACGCCGCGACCATCTCGGTCATCACCGACCGCGGGTACGTCGAGCGCCGCGGCCAGGCGCTGGTGCCCACCTGGCTCGCGTTCTCCGTGGTGCGGCTGCTGGAGGAGAACCTCCCGCGGCTGGTCGACTACGACTTCACCGCCGAGATGGAGTCGGACCTGGACCGCATCGCCGCCGGCGCCGAGGACCGGGTGGACTGGCTCGCCCGGTTCTACCGTGGCGACGGCGCCGCCGACCACCCCGGGCTGCGCGGCCTGGTCGAGGGGCTGGGGGACATCGACGCCCGCGCGGTCAACAGCATCGACATCGGCGACGGCATCACCCTGCGGGTGGGCCGGTACGGCCCGTACCTGGAGACCGCCGCCACCGACGGTCAGGAGGGCCGGCGGGCCGCCGTCCCGGATGACGTCGCCCCCGACGAGCTCACCGTGGCCAAGGCCCACGAGCTGCTCGAGCGGCAGTCCGACGACGGCCGCGAGCTCGGCACCGACCCGGCCACCGGGCACACGATCGTGGTGAAGAACGGCCGGTTCGGGCCCTACGTCACCGAGGTCCTGCCCGAGGCCGACGACGACGCCGCCGCGGCGCCGTCGGGCAAGAAGGCGGCGAAGAAGACCGCCGCCAAGCCGCGCACGGCCTCCCTGTTCAAGTCCATGCAGATGGAGACGGTCACCCTGGCGGACGCGCTGCGGCTGCTGTCGCTGCCCCGGGTGGTCGGCACCGACCCCGAGGGGGTGGAGATCACCGCCCAGAACGGCCGGTACGGGCCCTACCTCAAGCGGGGCACCGACTCCCGGTCGCTGGAGAACGAGGAGCAGATCTTCGACATCACCGTGGACGAGGCCCTCGCGATCTACGCCCAGCCCAAGCGCGGGCGCGGGGCCACCACCCGCCCGCCGCTGCGCGAGCTGGGCACCGACCCGGTGACCGAGAGGCCGGTCGTGGTCAAGGACGGCCGGTTCGGCCCCTACGTCACCGACGGGCAGACCAACGCGACCCTGCGCAAGGACGACCCGGTGGAGTCCCTCACCGCCGAGCGGGCCTACGAGCTCCTCGCGGAGAAGCGGGCCAAGGGCCCGGCCAAGAAGCCGGCCCGGAAGACCGCGGCGAGCACCCGGAAGCCAGCGTCGGGCACCCGGAAGGCCGGGACCAGCCGGAAGGCCGCGGCGGAGAAGTAG
- a CDS encoding phosphoglyceromutase, whose product MTYTLVMLRHGESDWNAKNLFTGWVDVPLSEKGVAEATRAGDLLREEGIAPDVVHTSLLRRAISTANIALDRADFHWIPVKRSWRLNERHYGALQGKNKKEIREEYGEEQFMTWRRSYDVPPPEIELGSPYSQDADRRYAGEPIPRTECLKDVLERALPYWEAEIVPDLRAGKTVLVAAHGNSERAIIKHLDGIDDQTIAGINVPTGIPLLYELDEDLRPITPGGRYLDPEAAAESIKAVANQGK is encoded by the coding sequence ATGACCTACACCCTGGTAATGCTCCGTCACGGCGAGAGCGACTGGAACGCCAAGAACCTGTTCACCGGCTGGGTGGACGTGCCGCTGTCCGAGAAGGGCGTGGCAGAGGCCACGCGGGCCGGTGATCTCCTCCGCGAGGAGGGCATCGCGCCCGACGTCGTGCACACCTCGCTGCTGCGGCGGGCTATCTCCACCGCCAACATCGCCCTGGACCGGGCCGACTTCCACTGGATCCCCGTCAAGCGCAGCTGGCGCCTCAACGAGCGGCACTACGGCGCGCTGCAGGGCAAGAACAAGAAGGAGATCCGCGAGGAGTACGGCGAGGAGCAGTTCATGACCTGGCGGCGCTCCTACGACGTCCCGCCGCCGGAGATCGAGCTCGGCTCGCCGTACTCCCAGGACGCCGACCGCCGCTACGCCGGCGAGCCGATCCCGCGCACCGAGTGCCTCAAGGACGTGCTGGAGCGGGCCCTGCCGTACTGGGAGGCCGAGATCGTGCCCGACCTGCGGGCCGGCAAGACGGTCCTCGTCGCGGCGCACGGCAACTCCGAGCGCGCGATCATCAAGCACCTCGACGGCATCGACGACCAGACCATCGCCGGCATCAACGTCCCCACCGGCATTCCGCTGCTGTACGAGCTCGACGAGGACCTGCGGCCGATCACCCCCGGCGGCCGGTACCTCGACCCCGAGGCCGCGGCCGAGTCCATCAAGGCGGTCGCCAACCAGGGCAAGTAG
- a CDS encoding DNA polymerase III subunit delta' has product MSVWDDVVGQDVVVATLRAAAAAGRAPGEADRRALAHAWLITGPPGSGRSVAARALAAALQCTDPGEPGCGRCAACRTVLAGTHPDVTLVGTEKVVFSIEEIRPLVAQAQRAPAQGRWRVMLMEDADRMVERTSNVLLKAVEEPPPRTVWLLCAPSPEDVLTTIRSRCRAVHLRVPDPRAVADLLVHRDGADPAIALAAARAAQSHVGLARRLARSPEARERRRRLLAVPAAIRGVGDAVLAAADLIELSAADARAGTEERDAAEKAELLRTLGVEAGARVPPALRGQVRQLEEEQKRRATRAQRDVLDRAMVDLLALYRDVLVVQLGADVELVNTDLAEEVRRLAAGSSPEQTVRRMDAVGVARERLAGNVAPLLAVEAMMVGLRPQA; this is encoded by the coding sequence GTGAGCGTCTGGGACGACGTCGTCGGCCAGGACGTCGTCGTCGCCACCCTGCGGGCGGCCGCCGCGGCCGGCCGGGCCCCGGGCGAGGCGGACCGGCGGGCGCTGGCCCACGCCTGGCTCATCACCGGGCCGCCGGGGTCCGGCCGGTCGGTCGCCGCCCGGGCCCTGGCCGCCGCCCTGCAGTGCACCGACCCGGGGGAGCCCGGCTGCGGGCGCTGCGCCGCGTGCCGGACGGTCCTGGCCGGCACCCACCCCGACGTCACCCTGGTCGGCACCGAGAAGGTCGTCTTCAGCATCGAGGAGATCCGCCCGCTCGTCGCCCAGGCCCAGCGCGCCCCGGCCCAGGGCCGGTGGCGGGTGATGCTCATGGAGGACGCCGACCGCATGGTCGAGCGCACCTCCAACGTCCTCCTCAAGGCGGTCGAGGAGCCGCCGCCCCGGACCGTGTGGCTGCTGTGCGCCCCGAGCCCCGAGGACGTCCTGACCACCATCCGGTCCCGGTGCCGGGCCGTCCACCTGCGCGTGCCGGACCCCCGCGCGGTCGCCGACCTGCTCGTCCACCGCGACGGCGCGGACCCGGCCATCGCGCTGGCCGCCGCCCGGGCCGCGCAGTCCCACGTCGGGCTGGCCCGGCGGCTGGCCCGCAGCCCCGAGGCCCGGGAGCGGCGCCGCCGCCTGCTCGCCGTGCCCGCCGCCATCCGCGGCGTGGGCGACGCCGTCCTAGCCGCCGCCGACCTCATCGAGCTCTCGGCGGCCGACGCCAGGGCCGGTACCGAGGAGCGCGACGCCGCCGAGAAGGCCGAGCTGCTCCGCACCCTCGGCGTCGAGGCCGGCGCCCGGGTCCCGCCGGCGCTACGCGGCCAGGTCCGCCAGCTGGAGGAGGAGCAGAAGCGCCGGGCCACCCGGGCGCAGCGGGATGTGCTCGACCGGGCGATGGTGGACCTGCTCGCGCTCTACCGGGACGTCCTCGTGGTCCAGCTCGGCGCCGACGTCGAGCTCGTCAACACCGACCTGGCTGAGGAGGTCCGGCGCCTCGCCGCCGGGTCCAGCCCCGAGCAGACCGTCCGGCGGATGGACGCCGTCGGCGTCGCCCGTGAGCGCCTGGCCGGGAACGTCGCCCCGCTGCTCGCGGTCGAGGCCATGATGGTGGGCCTGCGGCCGCAGGCCTGA
- the phoU gene encoding phosphate signaling complex protein PhoU, giving the protein MRQVFKQEMEQLGQDLLQMAEQVAVAIDKATTALRTADLTLAEEVIDADRQIDRLEATLDDQGISLLARQQPVATDLRVVVSGLRLSATVERMGDLARHVAYVARGRYPETATTGPMHDLLTEMGEQATKVARQVVRLLETRDLQLGAAIERDDDVLDRLHRRSFEIVLDDGVAMTRQQIVDAVLLGRYLERFGDHGVSVARRITFLVTGDATRAAHHVVEGGQGPHRD; this is encoded by the coding sequence GTGCGACAAGTCTTCAAGCAAGAGATGGAGCAGCTGGGGCAGGACCTGCTGCAGATGGCCGAGCAGGTCGCCGTCGCGATCGACAAGGCGACCACCGCCCTGCGCACGGCCGACCTCACCCTCGCCGAGGAGGTCATCGACGCCGACCGGCAGATCGACCGGCTCGAGGCGACCCTGGACGACCAGGGCATCTCCCTGCTCGCCCGGCAGCAGCCGGTGGCCACCGACCTGCGCGTGGTCGTCTCCGGGCTGCGGCTCTCGGCCACCGTGGAGCGGATGGGGGACCTGGCCCGGCACGTCGCCTACGTGGCCCGCGGGCGGTACCCGGAGACGGCCACGACCGGGCCGATGCACGACCTGCTGACCGAGATGGGCGAGCAGGCCACCAAGGTCGCCCGGCAGGTCGTCCGGCTGCTCGAGACGCGCGACCTCCAGCTCGGTGCGGCAATCGAGCGCGACGACGACGTGCTGGACCGCCTGCACCGCCGGTCCTTCGAGATCGTCCTGGACGACGGCGTGGCGATGACCCGGCAGCAGATCGTCGACGCGGTGCTGCTGGGCCGCTACCTCGAGCGCTTCGGCGACCACGGGGTCTCGGTGGCCCGGCGGATCACCTTCCTGGTCACCGGGGACGCGACGCGGGCCGCGCACCACGTGGTCGAGGGCGGGCAGGGGCCGCACCGGGACTGA
- a CDS encoding Lsr2 family protein: MAQKVQVTLIDDTDGTEAVDTVSFGLDGVSYEIDLSEENAQALRDALAPYVANARRETGRRRSRTPRGGGAGGAGGRGRPVSDAGKIREWARANGYEVSERGRISADVREAYELANA, translated from the coding sequence ATGGCCCAGAAGGTTCAAGTCACCCTGATCGATGACACCGACGGTACGGAGGCTGTGGACACGGTCTCGTTCGGCCTCGACGGTGTCAGCTACGAGATCGACCTCAGCGAGGAGAACGCCCAGGCCCTACGCGACGCCCTCGCCCCCTACGTCGCGAACGCCCGGCGCGAGACCGGCCGTCGTCGGTCCCGGACGCCCCGTGGCGGCGGCGCTGGCGGTGCCGGCGGCCGTGGCCGCCCCGTCTCCGACGCCGGCAAGATCCGCGAGTGGGCGCGGGCCAACGGCTACGAGGTCTCCGAGCGCGGCCGCATCTCCGCGGACGTCCGCGAGGCGTACGAGCTCGCCAACGCCTGA
- a CDS encoding alpha/beta hydrolase, with translation MLAGCNQVTAPPETPTASASPSAPASPPADLPAGLDRFYTQDVAWEECGQDAECADVTVPLDYDDPDAGEITLAVKRLRSAGADRVGSLLINPGGPGGSGIELVDAAQGYFSEDLLGAYDLVGFDPRGVDASTAIDCVDDAELDRLRSAEYDLTTDAGLSAYQDDLGIVREGCAARSGDLLGHVDTESAARDMDVLRHLLGEPELDYLGFSYGTFLGATYAELFPDRVGNLVLDGAMDPALDTHGIVLGQAAGFEDALRAYVADCQSGSDCPLTGGVEEGVAQVQRLLEVARATPLPTASDRPLTASLAFSGIITPLYDDATWFVLTTALDQAINQRDGSQLLYLADLTAGRESDGTYSNNSVEANWAINCLDFPARGDLAQWQEEAEELRATAPVLGEFLAFGDMLCDQWPVDGGREPAPVDADGAGPIMVVGTTGDPATPYPWSESLTEELAEGFLVTYDGEGHTAYGSSNECVTDAVDAFLIEGTRPEGDLRC, from the coding sequence GTGCTCGCCGGCTGCAACCAGGTCACCGCGCCCCCGGAGACGCCCACTGCCTCCGCGTCCCCGTCCGCGCCCGCGTCCCCGCCCGCGGACCTGCCGGCCGGGCTGGACCGGTTCTACACCCAGGACGTCGCGTGGGAGGAGTGCGGGCAGGACGCCGAGTGCGCGGACGTCACCGTCCCGCTCGACTACGACGACCCCGACGCCGGGGAGATCACCCTGGCCGTCAAGCGGCTGCGCAGCGCGGGCGCGGACCGGGTCGGGTCCCTCCTGATCAACCCGGGCGGGCCCGGCGGCTCCGGGATCGAGCTCGTCGACGCCGCCCAGGGCTACTTCAGCGAGGACCTCCTCGGCGCCTACGACCTCGTCGGCTTCGACCCCCGCGGCGTCGACGCCTCCACCGCCATCGACTGCGTGGACGACGCCGAGCTCGACCGGCTCCGCAGCGCCGAGTACGACCTCACCACCGACGCCGGCCTGAGCGCCTACCAGGACGACCTCGGCATCGTCCGGGAGGGCTGCGCCGCCCGGTCCGGGGACCTCCTCGGCCACGTCGACACCGAGTCCGCGGCCCGGGACATGGACGTGCTGCGGCACCTGCTGGGCGAGCCGGAGCTGGACTACCTGGGCTTCTCCTACGGCACCTTCCTCGGCGCCACCTACGCCGAGCTGTTCCCCGACCGGGTCGGCAACCTCGTGCTCGACGGCGCGATGGACCCCGCGCTGGACACGCACGGGATCGTCCTCGGCCAGGCCGCCGGGTTCGAGGACGCCCTGCGCGCCTACGTCGCGGACTGCCAGTCCGGCTCCGACTGCCCGCTCACCGGCGGGGTGGAGGAGGGGGTCGCCCAGGTGCAGCGGCTGCTGGAGGTGGCCCGGGCGACCCCACTGCCCACCGCCTCGGACCGGCCGCTGACGGCCTCGCTGGCGTTCTCCGGCATCATCACCCCGCTCTACGACGACGCGACCTGGTTCGTGCTGACCACCGCCCTGGACCAGGCGATCAACCAGCGGGACGGCTCCCAGCTGCTCTACCTGGCCGACCTGACGGCCGGCCGGGAGAGCGACGGCACCTACTCCAACAACAGCGTCGAGGCCAACTGGGCCATCAACTGCCTGGACTTCCCGGCCCGGGGCGACCTCGCCCAGTGGCAGGAGGAGGCCGAGGAGCTGCGCGCCACCGCCCCGGTCCTCGGGGAGTTCCTCGCCTTCGGGGACATGCTGTGCGACCAGTGGCCGGTCGACGGCGGCCGGGAGCCGGCCCCCGTGGACGCCGACGGCGCCGGGCCCATCATGGTCGTCGGTACCACCGGGGACCCCGCCACGCCCTACCCGTGGTCCGAGAGCCTGACAGAGGAGCTGGCGGAGGGGTTCCTGGTCACCTACGACGGCGAGGGCCACACCGCCTACGGCTCGTCCAACGAGTGCGTGACCGACGCCGTGGACGCCTTCCTCATCGAGGGCACCCGACCCGAGGGGGACCTGCGCTGCTGA
- the tmk gene encoding dTMP kinase produces the protein MPRPPSPPAAAPPHRGCFVALEGGDGAGKTTQRDLLGSWLRGLGHEVVLTREPGGTPLGRVLRDAVLHGEDVDPRTEALLYATDRAHHVHSLVRPALARGAVVITDRYLDSSVAYQGSGRGLGPAEIRDLSLWAAEGLVPDLTILLDVDPATGDARRTGDPDRIEREPTEFHRQVRHHFLDLAAAAPERYLVLDAALPREQIHAAARARVAGLLPAPGPALTGRQR, from the coding sequence GTGCCACGCCCGCCGAGCCCGCCCGCCGCCGCGCCGCCCCACCGGGGCTGCTTCGTGGCGCTCGAGGGCGGCGACGGCGCGGGCAAGACCACCCAGCGGGACCTCCTCGGCAGCTGGCTGCGCGGCCTGGGCCACGAGGTGGTCCTCACCCGCGAGCCGGGCGGCACCCCGCTCGGGCGGGTGCTGCGCGACGCCGTCCTGCACGGGGAGGACGTGGACCCGCGCACCGAGGCGCTGCTCTACGCCACCGACCGGGCCCACCACGTCCACAGCCTGGTCCGGCCCGCGCTGGCCCGCGGCGCCGTCGTCATCACCGACCGCTACCTCGACTCCTCGGTGGCCTACCAGGGCAGCGGCCGGGGCCTCGGCCCGGCCGAGATCCGGGACCTGTCCCTATGGGCGGCCGAGGGGCTGGTGCCGGACCTGACCATCCTGCTCGACGTCGACCCGGCCACCGGCGACGCCCGCCGCACCGGGGACCCGGACCGGATCGAGCGGGAGCCGACCGAGTTCCACCGGCAGGTCCGCCACCACTTCCTGGACCTGGCCGCGGCCGCGCCGGAGCGCTACCTCGTGCTCGACGCGGCGCTGCCCCGCGAGCAGATCCACGCGGCCGCCCGGGCCCGGGTGGCCGGGCTGCTCCCCGCGCCCGGCCCGGCGCTCACCGGGCGGCAGCGGTGA